The following coding sequences are from one Leptolyngbya sp. NIES-3755 window:
- a CDS encoding small GTP-binding protein (similar to AA sequence:cyanobase_aa:Npun_CF055), which yields MENDFDLLDSLQLSEQQKEHIRSWINQTLTYEPRIGILGKTGVGKSSLCNALFGSDIAGVSHVESCTRKVQEITVKIGTGSIKLVDLPGIGESKDRDREYQKLYSKLLPDLDVVLWILKADDRAFVPEEEFYHNIAKPYLKQGTPFIVVLNQVDKVEPFREWNEEDCQPGRQQQENIDKKQKAIVEKLNAEAQKLKIKPIAVIPVSATEQYNLASLVEAITAALPREKKAPFVDKVKEKHRSPRAQKEAEQGFFEVLGEEIGAAVARTPGRMIGRAIGKVADTLGKKLLKKFFKW from the coding sequence ATGGAAAACGATTTTGATTTGCTTGATAGTCTTCAACTCAGCGAACAACAAAAGGAACATATTAGATCCTGGATTAATCAAACGCTTACTTATGAACCGAGAATTGGTATCTTAGGTAAAACTGGTGTTGGTAAATCCAGTTTGTGCAATGCTCTTTTCGGCAGTGATATAGCTGGTGTTAGCCACGTTGAGAGTTGTACCCGAAAAGTTCAGGAGATCACTGTCAAGATTGGAACAGGCAGCATCAAGCTTGTTGACTTGCCTGGGATTGGTGAAAGCAAAGACCGTGATAGGGAGTACCAAAAGCTATACTCCAAACTTTTGCCAGATCTTGACGTGGTTCTGTGGATTTTGAAAGCAGATGACAGAGCTTTTGTCCCTGAGGAAGAGTTCTACCATAATATTGCCAAGCCTTACTTGAAGCAGGGAACACCCTTTATCGTCGTACTCAATCAGGTTGACAAAGTGGAGCCTTTCAGGGAGTGGAATGAGGAGGACTGTCAACCTGGTCGTCAGCAACAAGAAAACATTGACAAAAAGCAGAAGGCTATAGTTGAAAAGCTTAACGCTGAAGCTCAGAAACTTAAAATTAAGCCCATTGCCGTTATCCCTGTATCTGCGACAGAGCAGTATAATTTGGCATCGCTTGTAGAGGCAATTACAGCCGCTCTTCCAAGGGAAAAAAAGGCTCCTTTTGTCGATAAAGTAAAGGAGAAGCATCGTTCGCCACGCGCTCAGAAGGAAGCGGAGCAGGGTTTTTTCGAGGTTCTGGGCGAAGAGATCGGCGCAGCCGTAGCAAGGACACCAGGAAGGATGATCGGTAGAGCAATCGGCAAAGTGGCAGATACATTAGGCAAGAAGCTTCTTAAGAAGTTTTTTAAGTGGTAG
- a CDS encoding hypothetical protein (similar to AA sequence:cyanobase_aa:asl2713) has translation MRYAIVIEKGQTSYGAYVPDLPGCVAVAETIEEVKELIQEAIVFHLEGLREDGLSIPEPISICEYVEAG, from the coding sequence ATGCGATATGCGATTGTGATCGAAAAAGGACAAACCAGCTACGGTGCTTACGTTCCTGATCTTCCGGGTTGCGTGGCAGTTGCGGAAACGATCGAGGAAGTCAAAGAATTGATTCAAGAAGCGATCGTGTTTCATCTAGAAGGACTGAGAGAAGATGGATTATCGATTCCTGAACCAATCTCGATTTGTGAATATGTTGAGGCTGGTTAG
- a CDS encoding hypothetical protein (similar to AA sequence:cyanobase_aa:asl2714) has product MKVRAVIKRLEADGWYLARTKGSHRQFKHSEKSGTVTVSGKLSVDVPIGTLKSIWRQAQIEPIESEEEET; this is encoded by the coding sequence ATGAAAGTCAGAGCCGTCATCAAGCGATTAGAAGCAGACGGTTGGTATCTTGCTCGAACGAAGGGAAGTCATCGACAGTTCAAACATTCAGAGAAGTCGGGAACCGTTACAGTATCGGGAAAGCTCAGTGTTGATGTCCCGATTGGTACACTAAAAAGTATCTGGCGACAGGCGCAGATCGAGCCGATTGAATCTGAAGAGGAAGAAACCTGA
- a CDS encoding hypothetical protein (similar to AA sequence:cyanobase_aa:MAE56180) yields MSENTVKVEISFRSLLEAVSSLDISEKRQLWETLDAELFDDEEDSPEDIAEIQAAYADYEAGDYMTLQEYAASGGDNGLER; encoded by the coding sequence ATGTCTGAGAACACCGTCAAAGTAGAAATCTCATTTCGATCGCTGTTAGAAGCCGTTTCTTCTCTAGACATTTCGGAAAAGCGGCAATTGTGGGAAACTCTCGACGCGGAGCTTTTCGACGATGAAGAAGATTCGCCAGAAGACATCGCCGAAATTCAAGCGGCTTACGCAGATTATGAAGCCGGAGATTATATGACGCTGCAAGAGTACGCAGCTTCAGGGGGTGACAACGGGCTTGAAAGGTAG
- a CDS encoding transposase (similar to AA sequence:cyanobase_aa:LBDG_56430) → MLPIFYQSCLKSQLSAAQFITLEILVELLQQERRITIERLATLFPQPILFESRRRNLQRFLSLPQMTPEALWFPIAKQWIKQHIPRGQTLQIALDRTQWDKHNLMMVSFIYQNRAIPLYWIWLDKQGQSSLKDQQKVLRPVFQLLKKRRFVLLGDREFHSIELAAWCVQNRVSFVFRLPKSTTVQPETGASFSRLDHLPQVPGAAEQYLQIQVTQKRGFGRHNLVIYQKRAYARSTTPEVWYLLTNLTDVNQVLFHYDFRFCIEPGFKDLKSGGYHLEDCHADPRRFTALLVLMTLAYSLASIQGHRIRKKQVQRYVGRVKEPKRTQNRHSQFWIGLYGSLWIGSLNLWSTLAHQLMALKPQKRTFFQRGLNAISLIQSAL, encoded by the coding sequence ATGTTGCCTATATTCTATCAATCCTGTTTGAAATCGCAACTCTCGGCTGCTCAATTCATCACGCTCGAAATCCTTGTCGAACTGTTGCAGCAAGAACGCAGAATTACGATTGAACGACTTGCAACGCTATTTCCCCAACCGATTCTATTTGAGAGTAGACGGCGCAATCTGCAACGATTCCTGAGTTTGCCCCAGATGACACCGGAAGCGTTATGGTTTCCCATCGCTAAGCAGTGGATTAAGCAACACATTCCGCGTGGACAAACCTTACAGATTGCACTTGACCGAACGCAATGGGATAAACATAACCTGATGATGGTCAGTTTTATTTATCAGAACCGAGCCATCCCGTTGTATTGGATATGGCTCGATAAACAAGGACAGAGTTCTCTCAAGGATCAACAAAAAGTGTTGCGCCCTGTATTTCAATTGTTGAAAAAACGTCGCTTTGTCTTATTAGGAGACCGAGAATTCCACAGTATCGAACTCGCTGCTTGGTGTGTGCAGAACCGAGTCTCGTTCGTGTTTCGTTTACCGAAGAGTACGACTGTTCAACCAGAGACAGGTGCAAGCTTTTCGCGCCTTGATCACCTGCCGCAAGTTCCCGGTGCTGCCGAACAATATCTGCAAATCCAAGTGACACAAAAACGCGGGTTCGGCAGACATAATCTGGTGATTTATCAGAAACGCGCTTATGCTCGATCCACAACGCCTGAGGTGTGGTACTTGCTCACCAATCTCACTGATGTCAATCAAGTGCTGTTTCACTACGATTTCAGGTTCTGCATCGAGCCAGGATTTAAGGACTTGAAATCCGGTGGCTACCACCTCGAAGATTGCCATGCTGATCCACGTCGATTTACCGCTCTACTCGTACTCATGACCCTCGCCTATTCACTCGCTTCAATCCAGGGACATCGCATTCGCAAAAAACAAGTGCAGCGCTATGTCGGTCGAGTCAAAGAACCCAAACGCACTCAAAATCGCCACAGCCAATTTTGGATCGGCTTGTATGGAAGTTTATGGATTGGCAGTCTCAATTTGTGGTCAACCTTGGCGCATCAACTCATGGCACTCAAACCCCAAAAACGCACCTTTTTCCAGCGAGGTCTGAACGCCATTTCCTTGATCCAGTCTGCTTTGTAG
- a CDS encoding plasmid stabilization system protein like protein (similar to AA sequence:cyanobase_aa:MAE56170) yields MTYAIVTPKAVQKQLDALPDEVYQRILKKLEQLTEDPRPDGVVKLKGSTDEYRIRIGDYRVRYKINDSELIILLVQCKHRKDSYRK; encoded by the coding sequence ATGACATACGCAATTGTTACGCCAAAAGCTGTTCAGAAACAGTTAGATGCCTTGCCTGATGAAGTTTATCAGCGCATTCTCAAGAAGCTTGAGCAACTCACTGAAGATCCTCGCCCGGATGGAGTCGTCAAATTAAAAGGCTCAACAGATGAATATCGGATTCGGATTGGCGATTATCGAGTGCGCTACAAAATTAATGATTCAGAACTGATCATTCTTCTGGTGCAATGCAAACATCGGAAGGATTCTTACCGGAAGTAG
- a CDS encoding hypothetical protein (similar to AA sequence:cyanobase_aa:Ava_4282) — protein sequence MDSHNTIAIKKGQTSYSAYVPNLPGCVAVGEMIGEVKELIQEAIAFHLEGLKDGLSATSGKNPSDVCIAPEE from the coding sequence ATGGATTCTCATAATACGATCGCGATCAAAAAAGGACAAACCAGCTACAGCGCTTACGTTCCTAATCTTCCGGGTTGTGTGGCAGTTGGGGAAATGATCGGGGAAGTCAAAGAATTGATTCAAGAAGCGATCGCATTCCACTTAGAAGGACTGAAAGATGGATTATCAGCTACTTCCGGTAAGAATCCTTCCGATGTTTGCATTGCACCAGAAGAATGA